The stretch of DNA GCGCCGAGCAGCCCCGGCGCGACTCCGCCAGCCACGACCAGCGCGGTGCCCCCAACCAGCACGCCCCACGGCGGCGGCGCGACCGAGGCGACGCGACCCGCCACGCAGCCCGCCGACCTCGCGCACCTGCACGTGGCGCTGGTGAGGCGCTGGACCGGCTTCACCGCACCCGTCTACATCACTAGCGCCCACGACGGCTCAGGTCGGCTCTTCGTCGTCGAACAGCCGGGCTGGATCCGAGTGATCCACGATGGGAAGGTCGCAAGCGGGACGTTTCTCGACGTGAGCCGCGAAGTCACCTACGGCGGCGAGCGCGGGTTGCTGGGCTTGGCGTTTTCGCCGAGCTACGCGACCAACGGCACCTTCTATGTCGACTTCGTCGACCTGAATGGCGACACGATCATCGCTCGGTGCGTCGTGCGCGATCCGGCAAGCGATCGACCGCATCTCAACTCGCTGACGCCCATCCTGCGCATCAACCAGCCGCCGTACCCAAACCACAAGGGGGGCTGCCTGCAGTTCGGCCCCGACGGCTACCTCTATATCGGGATGGGCGACGGCGGCAGCGCCGGCGACCCCGGCAACCGAGCGCAGAACCCCAACGTGCTGCTCGGCAAGCTGTTGCGAATCGATCCGGAGCACGCGAGCGGCTCGTTGGGTTACGCGATTCCCGCGGGACAGCCTATGCACCCCAGATGGGCGC from Coriobacteriia bacterium encodes:
- a CDS encoding PQQ-dependent sugar dehydrogenase, giving the protein APSSPGATPPATTSAVPPTSTPHGGGATEATRPATQPADLAHLHVALVRRWTGFTAPVYITSAHDGSGRLFVVEQPGWIRVIHDGKVASGTFLDVSREVTYGGERGLLGLAFSPSYATNGTFYVDFVDLNGDTIIARCVVRDPASDRPHLNSLTPILRINQPPYPNHKGGCLQFGPDGYLYIGMGDGGSAGDPGNRAQNPNVLLGKLLRIDPEHASGSLGYAIPAGQPMHPRWAPEVFAIGLRNPWRFSFDASSGALWIGDVGQDLWEEIDVEKARVGGQNFGWHVWEGNHPYPPGSTASRSGFVFPIYDYPHPYGEAITGGYVYRGAKYPALVGTYLFADYVKGWVAALRTTAPDGSALASPQTRTLLTGVGQPSSFGVDDAGELYVVDYRGSIFAVTAQAR